The sequence CACCCAGGCCCTGCCCATCCCCCCGTGCCCGGGCTGTCAGCCTGCGGGGCGCTGGGCAGTGTCCCCACCCGCCTGGCGGGTCACGCTCTGTCACCCATCGTGTGAGGGGTCCCAGCAGCCGTGGATCCCCCGGGGTTTGGGCAGagaaccccccctgccatggcagcGTGCCAGGGggtgcctgtgccagggctttGCCACAGGGAAAGGGGGAATTTGGTCCTTGGACTCAGAGCCACCACTCAGAGCGGTGCAGAGCCAGTCCAGCCCCttccgtgcctcagtttccccctgctcctgtccGGTGTGGTGCTGGCGAGTGCTGCCTGCACATCTGTCACCgtgctgccctggggacacagccctgcCACCCCTGTGCCACCCTGAGCCCTGTGTTCCCTTCCAGGGGACGGGCTGGCTCCGGCCACAGAGGCCACCGAAGGTGGCCCGGTGACCAGTGACTCGGAGGGGGATGTGTACTGTGACACCCTGGAGCAGGTGGAGCCCGAGCAGGTAACAGGAGCACCTGGGACTGCCCTGCCACCTCCGTGtcaccagctcctcctgccctgccaccTCCGTGTCACCAgctcccctgccctgccactACCACACTGCCACCCAGCCCCTCGGTGTCACCTTCCTGGGCACCTGTGAGCTCCAGGCCAGTCTGGCCCCGAGCGTTGTGTCCCTGTCACCGGGGGGATGCTGAGGACCCCTCAGTGCACACCCGTGGTCCCCTCACCCCTGCAGCACGGCTCAGGGGACACTGGTGGCCGTGGGGCTGAGTCAGGCTGGTAGCCCCAGACAGGCTGGGTGGGCCCctcacagccctgctccccacacTGCCCGAGGTGCCACAGTGTGGGTCAGGGTGTGGGGGTCTGGGGGaggcagccccctgcccaccctccttctcccaggagctctgtgtccctctccagcacctccccagggctctgcgctgccccctccctccccatccccaccccagtGGGCAGAGTCACCACCAGTGCCCCGTCCTCAGCTGCtgtgctcccccagcccccggGCAGGGGACCGGGGGGCTCAGgacccctctcctctcccctggcacaggctgggtGCCCGCTGGGCCCGTGCCCCCCCGGCGGGCAGGGTGAGGGGGGCGAAGGCCGaagagcagagggcaggagcgCCCCGAGAGGTGGGTGAAGCGTTTGggtccctctgctgctccctgaccACCCCCCCACGGGGGGGCTTGGGGGTCAGGGGATGTCTGGGGGGCtaagggggggggttggggggtgtGGGCACCTACAGGGAGCAGGGTTTGGCTCCAGCACCCAGGGGTGGTTGTTGGCAGCCATAAGGAGGGTGCAGTGTCCCCTCTCACCAGGTCCCCAGGCAGTTCCGTGTCTCCTCTCCTAGGAAGTGTTCCCTATGTCTCCTGCTTCCCAAAATAGTGCTAAATTCCCTGAATTTGGGAATTTGGAGTTGCTGGGAGTGGGAGGAGTGTggatcccagctcctgcccgTGGTCACCACTGCCAGGGGCTTTGACTGCTGGGGGGCAGTGGGTGAAGTCAGGCCCCGTGTCCCCAATGGTGCCAGCCCCGGGGAcaccctgctcctgcagtgCCACCCCCACACCTCTGCTGGCATCTGGGGCAACCAGGCcctgagctgtgcagctgcCGAGCGGGGACAAGGAGCCCCCTGCCCACCTTGGTGTCTCTCCCAGACACATCCCGGGGTTTGTGGTGAGGTGGCATTGTCACCCTCATCTCTGGTGCCACCACCTCTGGCACTGCCCACTGCCGCTGGTGTTCCCTCAGACCCTTCCTGGGCTGCCCTGGATGTGCCGGGGGGGTGTGGGCCCGGGGGGAGGTGGGCACAGGCCCAGGGGTCCCACCCAGCAGAGCCActgcccctcagctcagctgccaCCCACGGCCACGGCTGCTGCCCggggaggtgtccccagggacagCCCCACTGCCTCGTCCGGGCTGGAGCAGCCGCGGTGCGGGCAGCACCCACCGGACCCCCCCTGCCAGCGCCTTTGTCCCCGCAGATCCCCGGCAGTGCGGGACCGGGCGGGACGGCCCCGCGCTGCCCCGGGAGCTGCCGGCAGAGCTGGAGACACGCGTGGCCGGCACGGTGCGGGCACTGCAGGACGACATGAGGAGGGTGCTGGAACGGCTGAGCCTGCTGGAGACCCGCACGGCCCAGCAGGTACCGACACTGCGGGGCCACCGGGACTGCTCTGGGGTAGGGCAGGGAGTGAGGTGCAGGCAGGGAACGGGGGTGCAAGGAtctggggtgcaggcagggaatGGGGGTGCAGGCGGAAAGTGGAGGTGCAGACAGGGATCTCGGgggcccagccctgctcacacCCCGCACCCTCTCCTGTCTTGCAGGGGCACACGGGTGGGACAGGCCCTGGCCAGGCACTCACTTCACAGGTAAGTTGGAGATGGTGGCCCTGCTGCACGGTGGCCGTGCTGTCCCTGCTCCATGGTGTCCCTGGTGCCCCACAACCTGCCCCAAGGGGCCTGGCTGCCTGCACCCCGTGGGGTCCTGGAGATCTGGCATgaggggacaggctggggaagggtccctgagctggggagcaggtgacatccctggggctgtgtccccagcatCCGGGCACCAGGGACAACGGTTTTGATGCAAGATGGCCACAGGATGACAGAGACCTGCGGTGACAGTGACCTCCCACCACCTGCCTCTCGCTGGAGccctggggggaggggggcgtTTGGTGACACCGGTGACACTTTTGTCCCTCATACCCCCTCTTCTCTGTCTTCTCGCCAGGCAGCGTCCCCGTGGCCCCTGCCCGTGTCCCCGCACACCCTCGTCTTCCTCTTCACTTGGCCCTTCATCACCCAGTGGCTGCTGCGCCGCTGGCAGGGCAGGAAGAGGTGACAGAGGTGACAGCCGTGTCCCCACCGCCGCCCCTCCTCGCCCACCCCGCTTCGCCCGCCGGGAAGGCTCCACCGGCTGACGCGGGAATCGCCTCACGCAACCCGGGGGCTCCTGCGGGACCCCCGCCCCGCACCGCCAGCAGCGCCGGGACGGCACCGGGAACcgggagggggggtgggaccGCCCCAGCGCGTCCCCGGGGATCCCCCCGCTCCCGGCCGCGGGTTGCAGGGCACGGAGCGCCGGGCCGTGTCACTCTGCCTCTATTAAAGTTGCCTTGGGAGAGCCCGGCGGCCCCGCCTGTTCCCCCCGCGCTGTCCCCGCAGAGGGCACGGTGGCACCTGCCcgtccctgccctgccagccctgtccccaggcccTCTCCTCCCGCTGAGCTCTGGGCAGGACCGGGCGGGCCGAGGCCTCCGGTGCCACCGGGACCGGTACCGGGCTCCTGCCCCGCTCCGGCGCCCGCAGGCGGGGCCTGACACCGGGAACCCCCACGGCGGCGAcccgggaggggggggcggCTCTTGGggacccccaggacccccaaCGGCTCCTTCCCCAGGGGCCTCCCCGCCGTGACCCCCGGGCCGGGGCGGCTGTGGGGGGGTGGGCAGCGATGAGGGGGCCTGGGCCGGGCCCCGTTCTGCGGCCACAATGGGGgacaaacacccccccccccctccccggggtgtccccatcccctccctgtgtccccagacAGGGGCGCCTCCATGGCCCCCCAGCCACGGCTCCCCCAGAGACCCCCGGGTCCTCTCGGGGTGTCCCGTACCCGGCCGTGGGGCCCCTGGGACCGCGGCAGGGGGGACACGGGCACTGTGGGGGGGTAACACGGGCACTGTGCGGGGGAGGAC is a genomic window of Heliangelus exortis chromosome 29, bHelExo1.hap1, whole genome shotgun sequence containing:
- the ACBD4 gene encoding acyl-CoA-binding domain-containing protein 4 isoform X3, whose amino-acid sequence is MEEAANCGAQFRAAVQVIQGLPRSGSYRPSYEEMLRFYSYYKQATAGRCQGPRPGFWDPIGRYKWDAWHSLGKMSKEEAMAAYVAEMKKVAQKVIDTVPMDETTEEMFRYFEPLYEVIHDMPRPPETFFKRKGGSREPTADPSQEEPPGAPREHRDGQQVPGDGLAPATEATEGGPVTSDSEGDVYCDTLEQVEPEQAGCPLGPCPPGGQGEGGEGRRAEGRSAPRDPRQCGTGRDGPALPRELPAELETRVAGTVRALQDDMRRVLERLSLLETRTAQQGHTGGTGPGQALTSQAASPWPLPVSPHTLVFLFTWPFITQWLLRRWQGRKR
- the ACBD4 gene encoding acyl-CoA-binding domain-containing protein 4 isoform X1, translated to MLRFYSYYKQATAGRCQGPRPGFWDPIGRYKWDAWHSLGKMSKEEAMAAYVAEMKKVAQKVIDTVPMDETTEEMFRYFEPLYEVIHDMPRPPETFFKRKGGSREPTADPSQEEPPGAPREHRDGQQVPGDGLAPATEATEGGPVTSDSEGDVYCDTLEQVEPEQAGCPLGPCPPGGQGEGGEGRRAEGRSAPRDPRQCGTGRDGPALPRELPAELETRVAGTVRALQDDMRRVLERLSLLETRTAQQGHTGGTGPGQALTSQAASPWPLPVSPHTLVFLFTWPFITQWLLRRWQGRKR
- the ACBD4 gene encoding acyl-CoA-binding domain-containing protein 4 isoform X4, whose product is MPRPETRLLGPYRPVQVLTAPVTPRDAWHSLGKMSKEEAMAAYVAEMKKVAQKVIDTVPMDETTEEMFRYFEPLYEVIHDMPRPPETFFKRKGGSREPTADPSQEEPPGAPREHRDGQQVPGDGLAPATEATEGGPVTSDSEGDVYCDTLEQVEPEQAGCPLGPCPPGGQGEGGEGRRAEGRSAPRDPRQCGTGRDGPALPRELPAELETRVAGTVRALQDDMRRVLERLSLLETRTAQQGHTGGTGPGQALTSQAASPWPLPVSPHTLVFLFTWPFITQWLLRRWQGRKR
- the ACBD4 gene encoding acyl-CoA-binding domain-containing protein 4 isoform X2, with protein sequence MLRFYSYYKQATAGRCQGPRPGFWDPIGRYKWDAWHSLGKMSKEEAMAAYVAEMKKVAQKVIDTVPMDETTEEMFRYFEPLYEVIHDMPRPPETFFKRKGGSREPTADPSQEEPPGAPREHRDGQQVPGDGLAPATEATEGGPVTSDSEGDVYCDTLEQVEPEQAGCPLGPCPPGGQGEGGEGRRAEGRSAPRDPRQCGTGRDGPALPRELPAELETRVAGTVRALQDDMRRVLERLSLLETRTAQQAASPWPLPVSPHTLVFLFTWPFITQWLLRRWQGRKR